Proteins encoded by one window of Chondromyces crocatus:
- a CDS encoding serine/threonine protein kinase, with the protein MSTAEKFPEEAPAGGGETDPLVGKVLNEKFKILSLLATGGMGVIYRGVQLALGRAVAIKVLTPTTASSQIDPNFHKRFFLEASILARLQHPNIVTVFDYGRVENMEPERYFMAMEFLEGETLFRRMRKANRIAPLEAMSIARQVARGLREAHKHGVVHRDLKPSNIMLVPGEDMGELVKILDFGLVKVVADDSEELTQQGSFLGSPRFMSPEQISHGKVDLRTDVYSLGVILYQMLCGKVPFEAANSVQILIAHLQQPVPPMRERNPEADVPEALEAFVMRCLSKDPDGRPVNMDAFIKGLGECAQSLGLNTSFGSTGMVTIDSGGLRAPTPMPPVRVMAALPASGASADAGSAAGHASGAAVAGQALDGSTHAPSQGRGKVILLAVGVVAVAGIALAIGRLSSSTESSAPPAPQPTESVAAAPLKDRSAFALMIESIPSGAEVAEDGKTLGTTPLQLSINNEAVREQPRRLTVRHEEYEPYSVVQGPSEQSVRLVATLTKRGTPAPTSAPAVAPVNPGPRPSRVTSKPAATSEPTTTPPPRPLDIKIER; encoded by the coding sequence ATGAGCACAGCGGAAAAGTTTCCCGAGGAAGCACCGGCTGGCGGAGGGGAAACAGATCCGCTCGTAGGGAAGGTCTTGAACGAGAAGTTCAAGATCCTCTCTCTGCTCGCGACGGGGGGCATGGGTGTCATCTATCGCGGGGTGCAGCTCGCGCTGGGTCGTGCCGTGGCGATCAAGGTGCTCACGCCGACCACGGCCTCTTCCCAGATCGACCCCAACTTTCATAAGCGCTTCTTCCTCGAAGCCAGCATCCTCGCGCGCCTGCAGCACCCGAACATCGTCACCGTGTTCGATTACGGCCGTGTCGAGAACATGGAGCCGGAGCGCTACTTCATGGCGATGGAGTTTCTCGAAGGCGAGACGCTCTTCCGCAGGATGAGGAAGGCGAACCGCATCGCTCCTCTCGAGGCGATGAGCATCGCCCGGCAGGTGGCCCGCGGACTCCGCGAGGCGCACAAGCACGGCGTGGTCCATCGTGACCTGAAGCCCTCCAACATCATGCTCGTTCCCGGCGAGGACATGGGCGAGCTGGTGAAGATCCTCGACTTCGGGCTGGTCAAGGTCGTGGCCGACGATTCCGAAGAGCTGACACAGCAAGGCTCTTTCCTCGGCTCGCCGAGGTTCATGTCACCGGAGCAGATCTCTCACGGGAAGGTCGATCTGCGCACGGACGTCTACTCGCTGGGCGTCATCCTCTACCAGATGCTCTGCGGCAAGGTGCCCTTCGAAGCGGCAAATTCCGTGCAGATCCTCATCGCGCATCTCCAGCAGCCCGTACCGCCGATGCGAGAGCGCAATCCAGAGGCGGATGTTCCCGAAGCGCTCGAGGCGTTCGTGATGCGCTGCCTGTCCAAGGACCCAGACGGCCGTCCAGTCAACATGGACGCCTTCATCAAGGGGCTAGGAGAATGTGCGCAGTCTCTGGGGCTGAACACCTCCTTCGGCTCGACGGGGATGGTGACCATCGACTCGGGAGGCCTCCGGGCACCGACGCCGATGCCTCCGGTGCGGGTCATGGCCGCCTTGCCGGCGTCAGGCGCCAGCGCAGACGCCGGGAGCGCCGCGGGCCATGCGTCCGGAGCTGCTGTCGCTGGACAGGCGCTGGATGGGTCGACGCACGCGCCATCTCAGGGGCGCGGGAAGGTCATCCTTCTCGCGGTTGGCGTGGTCGCCGTCGCCGGCATCGCTCTGGCGATCGGCCGACTCTCTTCCTCTACGGAATCCTCGGCGCCTCCCGCGCCACAGCCGACGGAGTCAGTCGCGGCTGCGCCTCTGAAAGATCGCAGCGCGTTTGCGTTGATGATCGAATCGATCCCCTCCGGAGCCGAAGTGGCCGAGGATGGAAAGACGCTCGGCACGACGCCGCTCCAGCTCTCCATCAACAACGAAGCGGTACGCGAGCAGCCCCGTCGCCTGACGGTGCGGCACGAAGAGTACGAACCTTATTCGGTCGTCCAGGGGCCTTCCGAGCAATCGGTACGCCTCGTCGCGACCTTGACGAAACGCGGGACGCCCGCTCCGACGAGCGCTCCCGCGGTCGCTCCTGTCAACCCTGGCCCACGGCCGTCCCGCGTGACGTCCAAGCCCGCGGCGACCTCTGAGCCGACGACCACACCCCCACCCCGGCCGCTGGACATCAAGATCGAACGATGA